The Euphorbia lathyris chromosome 2, ddEupLath1.1, whole genome shotgun sequence genome includes a window with the following:
- the LOC136218140 gene encoding uncharacterized protein → MPSNPYSLLSASSSSTINSISVCLLIPNESRNGGRHLYYVPYSSSVLSHFKTSTCLAFPKQSKLSFPRFHQRGDVFSACALKKLGKGDTALLETSELDDEDDMDDEFAEENEEAEDEDEDEGMLLPLENMRKWLQNKPSGFGEGKAYDTSIEDKLLDEIEQSRKAQAANVDNLKNNPIKPKDDKKKATEVVPSGIRVRVANLPKKKNIHRDLQSIFKEVPGIINIIPAVTGNKKTKDPICKGFAFVDFKSEEHADRFVQQFSRQDVAFGRIQKRIKCLRTTSHSNSSDDESASSDPVSTLTNSNLEEDTNTSFNTGDSFSEEDTAELIPATSQDVKENAESFSMSESVNEKRTEPMTKPTSDSFSLKRDKNQAGKKKKASKVKEQKVPKLDIPGSARRLKLKEKGLLVDVFAKYGSQSTPVSAEER, encoded by the exons ATGCCGAGCAATCCATATTCTCTTCTCTCCGCTTCTAGTTCTTCTACCATTAATTCAATCTCTGTTTGTCTTCTGATACCAAACGAATCTCGAAATGGTGGGCGACATCTCTACTATGTCCCTTACTCATCTTCAGTTTTGTCACATTTTAAAACCAGCACTTGTCTAGCTTTTCCAAAGCAATCTAAGTTGAGTTTTCCTCGTTTTCATCAAAGAGGTGATGTTTTCTCAGCATGTGCGCTAAAGAAGCTAGGGAAAGGCGACACTGCCCTCTTGGAAACGAGTGAATTGGACGACGAAGATGATATGGATGATGAATTCGCAGAGGAGAACGAGGAAgctgaagatgaagatgaagatgagggGATGTTGTTGCCACTTGAGAATATGAGGAAGTGGCTACAAAATAAGCCTAGCGGTTTTGGTGAAGGAAAGGCGTATGACACTTCTATTGAAGACAAGCTGCTCGATGAAATCGAACAGAGTAGAAAGGCGCAGGCTGCTAATGTCGATAACCTTAAAAACAATCCTATCAAGCCCAAAGACGATAAAAAGAAAG CAACTGAAGTTGTACCAAGTGGAATTCGTGTACGTGTTGCAAACCTTCCGAAGAAAAAGAACATACACAGGGATCTGCAATCAATATTTAAAGAAGTTCCTGGTATTATAAATATCATCCCAGCTGTTACTGGAAATAAGAAAACGAAGGACCCTATATGCAAGGGCTTTGCTTTTGTTGATTTCAAATCTGAGGAGCATGCTGATAG GTTTGTCCAGCAATTTTCTCGACAGGATGTTGCATTTGGGAGGATTCAGAAGCGGATAAAATGTTTGAGAACAACTTCACATTCAAACTCTTCTGATGATGAATCAGCAAGCAGTGACCCAGTATCAACCTTAACCAATTCTAATCTAGAAGAAGACACAAACACTTCTTTTAACACAGGTGATTCTTTCTCTGAAGAAGACACAGCTGAACTTATACCGGCAACATCTCAAGATGTAAAGGAAAATGCTGAATCTTTCAGCATGTCGGAATCGGTGAATGAAAAAAGAACTGAACCCATGACGAAACCTACAAGTGACTCATTTTCCTTGAAAAGAGATAAAAACCAGGCTGGTAAGAAAAAGAAGGCTTCAAAAGTTAAAGAACAGAAGGTTCCCAAGTTGGATATCCCTGGATCTGCAAGGAG ATTAAAGTTGAAGGAGAAGGGACTTCTGGTTGACGTGTTTGCTAAATATGGATCACAGTCCACTCCGGTTTCAGCAGAAGAGAGGTAA